Proteins encoded by one window of Cellvibrio sp. KY-GH-1:
- a CDS encoding DUF2269 family protein, producing the protein MNSVDWFIGLKILHIGALIFWLGPSLGAWCMLMALRQREGEFTSATHLGYKVFIQMLILEHIAFVCLVASGIAMAALLFGFAQPWLQWKLLIILLVIIPLEIADIWYGNIKLPQIFAQLNTQRYDQQSSARLHIYHVYVTRAAIVAIPVSVLAIMWLVIAKPHIISLWE; encoded by the coding sequence ATGAATAGTGTTGATTGGTTTATCGGCCTGAAAATACTGCATATAGGTGCGTTGATTTTTTGGTTGGGGCCAAGCCTGGGCGCCTGGTGCATGTTGATGGCACTGCGGCAGCGCGAGGGCGAATTTACATCGGCAACTCATCTGGGTTACAAAGTATTTATCCAGATGCTGATACTCGAACATATCGCCTTTGTGTGCCTGGTCGCTTCGGGTATCGCGATGGCAGCGCTGCTATTTGGCTTTGCACAGCCCTGGCTGCAATGGAAATTGCTTATTATTCTGCTGGTAATTATTCCATTAGAAATTGCCGATATCTGGTACGGCAATATCAAACTGCCGCAGATTTTCGCGCAATTAAATACCCAGCGGTACGATCAACAATCATCCGCGCGGCTGCATATTTACCATGTGTACGTAACTCGCGCAGCGATAGTCGCCATTCCAGTAAGCGTTTTGGCAATTATGTGGCTTGTCATCGCCAAACCCCATATCATAAGCCTATGGGAATAG
- a CDS encoding flavin prenyltransferase UbiX, which produces MTQSKQRTITLAITGASGAQYGLRLLQCLLAADCKVYLMISSAAEVVIRTETDLDLPRDIDEQQAFFSSLFEADEDQLQVLAKDDWFAAVASGSSSPSSMVICPASGGTLSAIAHGASNNLIERAADVALKERRKLIVVPRETPYSEIHLENMLKLTQMGVVVLPASPGFYMQPQTVEELIDFIVARILDQLGVTQELMPRWGED; this is translated from the coding sequence ATGACTCAATCAAAACAACGCACCATCACACTCGCAATAACGGGCGCTTCCGGTGCCCAGTACGGGTTGCGACTGTTGCAGTGTTTGTTGGCGGCGGATTGCAAAGTGTATTTGATGATTTCCAGTGCAGCGGAAGTAGTTATTCGCACTGAGACAGATTTGGATTTGCCGCGCGATATTGATGAACAGCAGGCGTTTTTCAGTTCTCTGTTTGAAGCGGATGAAGACCAACTGCAAGTGCTGGCAAAAGACGATTGGTTTGCCGCTGTGGCTTCCGGTTCCAGTTCGCCGAGCTCGATGGTGATTTGCCCCGCGAGCGGCGGAACCTTATCGGCTATTGCGCATGGCGCCAGCAATAATTTAATTGAACGCGCCGCCGATGTTGCGCTAAAAGAGCGGCGCAAATTAATTGTAGTTCCTCGCGAGACGCCCTACTCGGAAATCCATTTGGAAAATATGCTCAAGCTCACTCAAATGGGCGTGGTGGTACTACCCGCAAGCCCCGGTTTTTATATGCAGCCACAAACTGTAGAAGAGTTAATTGATTTTATTGTTGCCCGTATTCTGGATCAGCTGGGCGTTACGCAGGAGTTAATGCCACGCTGGGGTGAGGATTAA
- a CDS encoding PAS domain-containing hybrid sensor histidine kinase/response regulator — translation MLEHNNNFPFVLFVYKTSATGGKFEFCSPTISRFFNISPASVLASASVFFDVFPEPEKSLLQQRFAEASNSHSNNENADPLINFEFTYKSPAGDKCRFLLQATYDPSESSSAEGSWSGAIFSIEISYRKQEAAIKSANYFLFLQDQLPDLFYYKDPQSRFLGGNKAWKEFHGFKSTDQWLGKTDKDSPKFSPEEGIRIFEEEQDMLRSGKMRRQREHILNSAGQEKYIDSIKVPIFDDRQKLLGMVGLSRDITEQVHTENALDYAKTAAEQAAVAKSSFLAVMSHEIRTPMNGVIGCASLLGETRLDDEQRQLVRTIQSCGEGLLVIINDILDYSKIEAGQIILDIHSFHLRELIEDTLELFSKSAADKKLELNYYIEPEVPLHLEGDSSRIRQVLINLIGNAIKFTERGEVILRIELQHKNSDESSCKILFAVHDTGIGIPDEHQGNLFQVFTQADNSITRKYGGTGLGLAISKKIVQQMGGEICFNSKVHKGTSFYFTTQVMYEDKAHEQQALDTHQFNNLHALIVDDNATNRKILAATLMQWGMRATAYASPENALENAGLGHHFDVAILDQCMPGMHGSELAERLNDLRPTAPIPTIILSSASDRSSGRISTFISLQKPTRNNDLIRALLRALKLGSHHPDAQTKSVPVATKKTRILVVEDNSVNQMVVIKMLAKLGYTNVTAVADGREAVDICKEIPVEIILMDIQMRIMDGYTATEIIRAQQNAGPQPWIIALTAGVQQAETDRAFACGMNAFATKPIQLEQLHQVLSDAEQTLPGASLSA, via the coding sequence ATGCTGGAGCACAATAATAATTTCCCGTTTGTATTATTCGTTTATAAAACCTCAGCCACGGGCGGCAAATTTGAATTTTGCAGCCCAACCATCAGCCGTTTTTTTAATATCTCCCCCGCCAGCGTTCTGGCCAGTGCCAGTGTGTTTTTCGATGTATTTCCTGAACCGGAAAAATCCCTGTTACAGCAGCGTTTCGCCGAAGCTAGCAATAGCCACAGCAATAATGAAAACGCAGACCCGCTGATCAACTTTGAATTTACCTACAAATCCCCAGCCGGTGACAAGTGCCGTTTTTTGCTCCAGGCAACTTACGATCCATCGGAAAGTAGTAGTGCTGAGGGCAGTTGGTCGGGCGCCATTTTTTCGATCGAAATCAGCTACCGCAAACAGGAAGCCGCCATTAAATCGGCCAATTATTTTTTGTTCCTGCAAGACCAATTGCCGGATTTGTTTTACTACAAAGACCCTCAGTCGCGCTTTTTAGGCGGTAACAAAGCCTGGAAGGAGTTTCACGGCTTTAAGTCGACCGATCAATGGCTGGGTAAAACTGATAAGGATTCACCCAAGTTTTCACCCGAAGAAGGCATTCGTATTTTTGAAGAAGAACAAGACATGTTGCGCTCCGGAAAAATGCGTCGTCAGCGCGAGCACATTCTTAATAGTGCCGGACAGGAAAAATACATTGATTCCATAAAGGTTCCTATTTTTGATGATCGTCAAAAACTCTTGGGCATGGTGGGATTATCGCGAGACATCACCGAACAAGTGCACACAGAAAATGCATTGGATTACGCAAAAACAGCGGCCGAGCAAGCCGCGGTAGCCAAGAGCTCATTTCTCGCTGTAATGAGCCATGAAATTCGCACACCCATGAATGGTGTTATTGGCTGTGCGTCACTGCTGGGTGAAACAAGGCTGGACGATGAACAACGACAATTGGTGCGCACCATTCAAAGTTGCGGCGAAGGCCTGTTGGTTATCATCAATGACATTCTCGATTATTCCAAAATTGAAGCCGGCCAGATCATTCTGGATATACATTCATTCCATTTGCGAGAATTAATTGAGGATACCCTCGAGTTATTTTCCAAAAGCGCGGCCGACAAAAAGCTGGAATTAAACTATTACATAGAACCAGAAGTACCACTGCACTTGGAGGGGGATTCTTCACGTATTCGCCAGGTGCTGATTAATTTAATTGGCAATGCCATTAAATTTACCGAGCGCGGCGAAGTCATACTGCGCATTGAGTTGCAGCATAAAAATAGTGATGAAAGCAGCTGCAAAATTTTATTTGCCGTTCACGATACTGGTATAGGCATACCCGACGAGCACCAAGGCAATTTGTTTCAGGTTTTTACCCAAGCGGATAACTCGATCACCCGCAAATACGGCGGCACTGGGTTAGGGCTGGCGATTTCCAAAAAAATTGTGCAGCAAATGGGCGGAGAAATCTGCTTTAACAGCAAAGTTCACAAGGGCACCAGTTTTTACTTTACCACCCAGGTGATGTATGAAGACAAAGCGCACGAACAACAAGCGTTGGACACCCATCAATTTAATAATTTGCACGCGCTAATTGTGGATGACAATGCCACCAATCGAAAAATTCTCGCGGCCACCTTAATGCAATGGGGTATGCGTGCTACTGCGTATGCATCACCAGAAAATGCCCTGGAAAACGCAGGGCTAGGACATCATTTTGATGTGGCCATTCTCGATCAATGTATGCCGGGGATGCATGGCAGCGAACTGGCCGAACGACTGAATGATCTCCGCCCTACCGCCCCCATTCCCACTATCATACTCAGCAGCGCCTCTGATCGCTCCAGCGGGCGCATCAGCACGTTTATTAGTTTGCAAAAGCCTACGCGCAATAATGATTTGATTCGCGCTTTACTGCGCGCATTGAAACTCGGCAGTCATCACCCGGATGCGCAGACCAAAAGCGTGCCGGTAGCCACCAAAAAAACACGCATCCTGGTCGTGGAAGATAACAGCGTGAATCAGATGGTTGTGATTAAAATGCTCGCCAAACTCGGCTACACCAATGTCACCGCCGTTGCCGATGGCAGAGAGGCAGTGGATATCTGCAAAGAAATTCCTGTCGAAATTATTTTAATGGATATTCAAATGCGCATTATGGATGGCTACACCGCCACTGAAATTATTCGCGCGCAACAGAATGCCGGCCCTCAACCCTGGATTATTGCGTTAACGGCGGGTGTTCAACAAGCAGAAACTGATCGCGCCTTTGCGTGCGGGATGAACGCATTTGCCACCAAACCAATCCAGCTTGAACAACTGCATCAAGTCCTGAGCGACGCCGAGCAAACCCTACCGGGCGCCAGCCTTTCTGCTTAA
- the mpl gene encoding UDP-N-acetylmuramate:L-alanyl-gamma-D-glutamyl-meso-diaminopimelate ligase, whose product MHIHILGICGTFMGSLAQLAKQLGHRVTGSDANVYPPMSTQLEQAGIELIQGFDPIHLQPPHMPTPPDLVVVGNAMSRGNPSVEYVLNQGIPYTSGPQWLRDHVLQGKWVLAVAGTHGKTTTSSMLAWILEYAGMEPGYLIGGVTKNFPTSARLGNTPFFVVEADEYDSAFFDKRSKFVHYNARTVILNNLEFDHADIFPDLAAIQKQFHHLVRTVPNNGLLISPTNDKALAEVIQQGCWTPQQQFTVISEENSAQEPTTEQKAPEWQAKLLATDGSAFAVIHNGEEVAKIHWAQTGIHNVNNGLAAIIAARHVGVTPEHAAKALEQFAGVKRRMEILADVHSIKVYDDFAHHPTAIKTTLAGLRAKVGDEKIIAIIEPRSNTMRMGVHKSSLNKSVTDADDVLWYQPPNVDWAMDEIVNKSPVPAKLVRDLDELIHCAISISEPNTHIVIMSNGGFGGVHQKLVDQLTKHAL is encoded by the coding sequence ATGCACATTCATATACTCGGAATTTGTGGCACTTTCATGGGTAGCCTCGCCCAACTCGCCAAACAACTCGGCCACCGCGTTACCGGCAGCGACGCCAATGTCTACCCGCCCATGAGCACCCAACTTGAACAAGCAGGCATTGAGCTAATTCAAGGTTTTGACCCCATCCATCTGCAACCGCCCCATATGCCCACCCCGCCTGACCTGGTAGTGGTTGGCAACGCCATGAGCCGCGGCAACCCCAGTGTTGAATATGTACTCAATCAAGGCATTCCTTATACCTCCGGCCCACAATGGCTGCGCGACCACGTGTTGCAAGGCAAATGGGTATTGGCGGTCGCTGGCACCCACGGAAAAACCACTACATCCTCGATGCTCGCCTGGATTCTGGAATACGCCGGTATGGAACCGGGTTATTTGATTGGCGGCGTCACCAAAAATTTCCCCACGTCTGCGCGCCTTGGCAATACGCCATTTTTTGTGGTGGAAGCGGACGAATACGACAGCGCCTTTTTTGATAAGCGCTCCAAGTTTGTTCACTACAACGCGCGTACAGTGATTTTAAATAACCTCGAATTTGATCACGCCGATATTTTCCCCGACCTCGCGGCGATTCAAAAACAATTCCATCATTTGGTGCGCACAGTCCCCAATAACGGTTTATTAATTTCCCCGACTAACGACAAAGCCCTTGCAGAAGTGATTCAACAAGGTTGCTGGACACCGCAACAACAATTTACGGTGATTAGCGAAGAAAACTCTGCACAGGAACCTACTACCGAACAGAAAGCACCAGAATGGCAAGCCAAGCTGTTAGCGACCGACGGCTCCGCTTTCGCGGTAATTCACAATGGTGAAGAAGTTGCGAAAATTCACTGGGCACAAACCGGCATTCATAATGTGAATAATGGATTAGCCGCAATTATCGCCGCACGCCATGTGGGCGTAACACCAGAGCACGCCGCTAAAGCACTCGAACAATTTGCCGGTGTAAAACGCCGTATGGAAATTTTAGCTGACGTCCATAGCATCAAAGTCTACGATGATTTCGCCCATCACCCCACCGCGATTAAAACCACACTCGCCGGTTTGCGCGCAAAAGTGGGTGACGAAAAAATTATCGCCATCATCGAACCCCGCTCCAACACCATGCGCATGGGCGTCCACAAAAGCTCACTCAACAAAAGCGTCACCGACGCGGACGACGTTTTGTGGTACCAACCCCCGAATGTCGATTGGGCCATGGACGAGATCGTCAACAAAAGCCCGGTACCCGCAAAATTGGTAAGAGACCTGGATGAACTCATCCACTGCGCCATCTCCATCAGCGAACCCAACACGCATATTGTGATTATGAGCAATGGCGGGTTTGGCGGTGTGCATCAGAAGTTGGTGGATCAACTGACTAAGCATGCGCTGTAA